The DNA segment CCTGGCCGAAGGCAAGACGACCAGAGAGATCCGCCGCTGCCTCAAGCGCTACACCAGCCGCCAGATCTTCCGCACCCTGGCAGCCGCACACCGTGCACCCGAACTCGCCG comes from the Streptosporangiales bacterium genome and includes:
- a CDS encoding IS110 family transposase, which codes for LAEGKTTREIRRCLKRYTSRQIFRTLAAAHRAPELAASAA